A DNA window from Hordeum vulgare subsp. vulgare chromosome 1H, MorexV3_pseudomolecules_assembly, whole genome shotgun sequence contains the following coding sequences:
- the LOC123438246 gene encoding branched-chain amino acid aminotransferase 2, chloroplastic-like, translated as MDCGTASHGALLAAAPLAGRRPRLLPLSPPPSTPSIQIQNRLYSMSLLPLRKARGMGRCEASLASNYTQTSEFADLDWENLGFGLVQTDYMYTAKCGPDGNFDKGGMVPFGPIEMNPASGVLNYGQGLFEGLKAYRKTDGSILLFRPMENAMRMQTGAERMCMPAPPVEQFVNAVKQTVLANKRWVPPTGKGSLYIRPLLVGSGAVLGLAPAPEYTFIIFASPVGNYFKEGLAPINLIVEDKFHRATPGGTGGVKTIGNYASVLMAQKIAKEKGYSDVLYLDAVEKKYLEEVSSCNIFVVKGNVISTPAIKGTILPGITRKSIIDVALSKGFQVEERLVSVDELLDADEVFCTGTAVVVSPVGSITYQGKRIEYSGKQGVGAVSQQLYTSLTSLQMGQAEDSMGWTVQLN; from the exons ATGGATTGCGGCACGGCCTCGCACGGCGCCCTACTCGCCGCCGCGCCGCTCGCCGGCCGGCGGCCCCGGCTGCTGCCCCTCTCGCCGCCGCCATCGACGCCGTCCATTCAG ATTCAGAATCGACTTTATTCGATGTCACTGCTTCCGCTTCGAAAGGCTCGTGGCATGGGAAGATGCGAGGCTTCTCTAGCAAGTAACTACAC GCAGACATCAGAGTTTGCTGATTTGGATTGGGAGAACCTTGGTTTTGGACTTGTGCAAACTGACTATATGTATACTGCAAAATGTGGGCCGGATGGGAACTTTGACAAGGGTGGAATGGTGCCGTTTGGGCCGATAGAAATGAACCCAGCATCCGGAGTCCTGAATTATGGACAG GGATTGTTCGAGGGCCTAAAGGCGTATAGGAAAACCGATGGATCCATCCTGTTGTTTCGCCCAATGGAAAATGCAATGCGGATGCAAACTGGTGCTGAGAGGATGTGCATGCCTGCACCTCCTGTCGAGCAATTTGTGAACGCAGTAAAACAAACCGTTTTAGCAAACAAGAGATGG GTGCCTCCTACGGGTAAAGGTTCTTTGTATATTAGGCCACTACTCGTGGGAAGTGGAGCTGTTCTTGGTCTCGCACCTGCTCCTGAGTACACATTCATTATTTTTGCCTCCCCTGTTGGGAACTACTTTAAG GAAGGATTAGCCCCAATAAATTTGATAGTTGAAGACAAGTTTCATCGGGCCACCCCTGGTGGAACTGGAGGTGTTAAGACCATTGGGAATTATGCCTCG GTCTTGATGGCACAGAAGATTGCAAAGGAGAAAGGTTATTCTGATGTTCTCTACTTGGATGCTGTTGAGAAAAAGTACCTTGAAGAAGTATCTTCGTGTAATATTTTTGTTGTGAAG GGCAATGTTATTTCAACTCCAGCAATAAAAGGAACAATACTACCGGGCATCACAAGGAAAAGTATAATTGATGTTGCTCTGAGTAAAGGCTTCCAG GTTGAGGAGCGGCTCGTGTCCGTGGATGAGTTGCTTGATGCTGATGAAGTGTTCTGCACAGGGACCGCCGTTGTAGTATCTCCTGTAGGTAGTATCACATATCAagggaaaag GATAGAGTATTCTGGCAAGCAAGGAGTCGGCGCTGTGTCTCAGCAATTGTACACCTCGCTGACAAGCCTCCAGATGGGCCAGGCGGAGGACAGCATGGGCTGGACCGTGCAGCTGAATTAG